Proteins from a genomic interval of Candidatus Korarchaeum sp.:
- a CDS encoding DUF2067 family protein, with protein MSGEGKRTLVLSLEKSELSDFLEYLEKRMRGRDYSCKYSVDSGLKITLFGDKEELRDSEAIVRRSYRNFRMVRNPVGGLYRYPSDWLSEHGSISMSLLTLSLKAAGLTAIWKEDVLHTTLEPEEMIGLMHELRSLSEEIKYEVKQRKAREVIIAVSVNSGVSPFDVLELAEEEGFMEKDDEGLWRFKADPELVMRELIKKLVGREDYGD; from the coding sequence ATGTCAGGAGAGGGGAAGCGAACTCTAGTCCTCTCACTAGAAAAATCTGAGCTTTCGGATTTTTTGGAGTACTTAGAGAAGAGAATGAGAGGTAGAGATTACTCTTGTAAATATTCAGTAGATTCGGGCTTGAAAATAACCTTATTTGGGGATAAAGAGGAACTCAGGGATTCTGAAGCTATAGTGAGGAGATCTTATAGGAACTTCAGGATGGTCAGGAATCCAGTAGGGGGGCTCTATAGATATCCATCAGATTGGTTATCAGAGCACGGTAGTATCTCTATGAGCTTATTGACCCTCTCCCTCAAGGCAGCTGGCCTCACGGCTATTTGGAAGGAGGACGTACTCCATACGACACTAGAGCCGGAGGAGATGATAGGTCTGATGCACGAGCTGAGGTCCCTATCTGAGGAGATAAAATATGAAGTTAAGCAGAGGAAGGCTAGGGAAGTGATAATAGCTGTCTCAGTCAACTCCGGTGTCTCTCCCTTCGATGTCCTAGAACTAGCTGAGGAGGAGGGGTTCATGGAGAAAGATGATGAAGGGCTCTGGCGGTTCAAAGCAGATCCCGAGCTCGTGATGAGGGAATTGATAAAGAAGCTCGTAGGGAGGGAGGATTATGGAGATTGA
- a CDS encoding exosome complex RNA-binding protein Csl4, giving the protein MREIVVPGERIGVVEEYVGAEGIFESEGVLYSSHLGFLERKELEVNVKPIKRPILPVKPGEIALGEIRSADRSNFNLFLTLLLRPRVSLLVPPVHATMPKRGSNIGARPSDIVIVKIESVENGIVTVTMEGSHELGVIRSICESCGSLLDRGVGYTLICRNCGKIYLDKRLSSKYGWNPFKEGLMNVRRGEANSSPLTRKI; this is encoded by the coding sequence ATGAGGGAGATCGTCGTCCCTGGAGAGAGGATAGGTGTTGTAGAAGAATACGTTGGGGCTGAGGGGATATTCGAGAGTGAGGGAGTCCTTTACTCCTCCCACCTCGGTTTCTTGGAGAGGAAGGAATTAGAAGTCAACGTTAAGCCTATTAAGAGACCAATATTACCAGTTAAACCTGGAGAAATCGCTTTGGGTGAGATAAGGAGCGCCGATAGGAGTAACTTCAACCTCTTCCTGACACTGCTCCTAAGACCTAGGGTCAGCCTCCTCGTACCTCCTGTCCACGCTACCATGCCGAAGAGGGGCTCGAATATAGGAGCTAGACCGAGTGATATCGTTATAGTCAAGATAGAGAGCGTTGAAAACGGTATCGTCACAGTAACGATGGAGGGATCTCATGAGCTCGGTGTGATTAGGAGCATATGTGAGTCTTGCGGATCTCTGCTAGACAGGGGGGTCGGATATACTTTAATATGTAGGAACTGCGGTAAGATATACCTCGATAAGAGGTTGAGCAGTAAGTACGGGTGGAACCCCTTCAAGGAAGGGTTGATGAATGTCAGGAGAGGGGAAGCGAACTCTAGTCCTCTCACTAGAAAAATCTGA
- a CDS encoding METTL5 family protein — translation MGLRVRTKRELEIILQQLEGLRDPKPSLEQCPTPANLAAALIHMCYMMGDLENKYIADLGCGNGILAIGALLYGASSVIGIDLDPEAVEVAKRNAERLGLLERARFLVMDVRDFSEEVDTVIQNPPFGTRRRHADTKFLDVALRRAKVVYSLHSAGNSEFLREFALRRGAVLTHVERWPFPLKRIFPHHKKRVVEIPVEILRFEVVG, via the coding sequence ATGGGGCTGAGGGTAAGGACGAAGAGGGAGCTTGAAATAATTTTGCAACAGCTAGAGGGACTGAGGGACCCGAAACCTTCTCTTGAACAATGCCCCACGCCAGCTAACTTAGCTGCTGCTCTCATACATATGTGCTATATGATGGGAGATCTCGAGAATAAGTACATCGCAGACTTAGGGTGCGGGAATGGGATACTCGCGATAGGAGCACTCCTTTACGGTGCATCCTCAGTTATCGGAATAGATTTAGATCCAGAAGCCGTAGAGGTCGCTAAGAGAAATGCTGAGAGGTTAGGGTTGCTTGAAAGAGCTAGATTTTTGGTGATGGATGTGAGAGATTTCTCAGAGGAAGTGGATACAGTGATCCAGAACCCTCCCTTCGGCACTCGGAGGAGGCACGCGGATACTAAATTCCTGGATGTCGCTCTGAGGAGAGCTAAGGTAGTTTATTCCCTGCATTCAGCTGGAAATTCTGAGTTCTTGAGGGAGTTCGCTCTGAGGAGGGGGGCTGTCCTCACGCACGTAGAGAGGTGGCCCTTCCCCCTCAAGAGGATATTCCCCCATCATAAGAAGAGGGTCGTCGAGATCCCCGTGGAGATATTGAGGTTTGAGGTGGTCGGATGA
- a CDS encoding 50S ribosomal protein L16 translates to MSLRPARNYRALQRPYTRKEYIKSIPYSKITKFDHGNVHGKFEYEVRIVAEASFQVRSNALEAARMTVISQIRKAVPSDEAYFFKVVPYPHHILRKHAMAGVHKAERLQKGMRLAFGKPDARAAQIRRGDVIMFLRVNGQHLEAAKYCMKLAKLKIPYMTRIDVIKLDGAEGKDEEGA, encoded by the coding sequence ATGTCCCTGAGACCAGCTAGGAACTACAGGGCCCTTCAGAGGCCTTATACGAGGAAGGAGTACATAAAGAGCATACCATACAGTAAGATAACGAAGTTCGATCATGGTAACGTCCATGGGAAGTTCGAGTATGAAGTGAGGATAGTGGCTGAAGCTAGTTTTCAAGTCAGGAGCAACGCTCTAGAAGCAGCTAGGATGACAGTAATATCTCAGATAAGGAAGGCTGTACCTTCTGATGAAGCTTATTTCTTCAAGGTAGTCCCCTATCCTCACCATATCCTGAGGAAGCACGCTATGGCTGGTGTCCATAAAGCTGAGAGACTTCAGAAGGGGATGAGATTAGCTTTCGGGAAGCCTGATGCGAGAGCAGCGCAGATAAGGAGAGGCGATGTGATAATGTTCTTGAGAGTCAATGGCCAGCACTTAGAGGCAGCTAAATACTGCATGAAGTTGGCTAAGCTCAAGATACCTTATATGACTAGGATAGATGTGATCAAGTTGGATGGGGCTGAGGGTAAGGACGAAGAGGGAGCTTGA
- a CDS encoding RNA methyltransferase, with protein MPDLIVILVEPEKADNVGMIARAMKNFGFDKLRVVRPMFESFDRAIAAAMRARDIIERMEILTTLEEARKGVDLMIGTTARVSRYSVERRAIPIRDFISNISWDAVYGLVLGRESIGLTTEELSYCDIVVTIPASEEYPALNVANAASIILYEFFLAFKDSSRFNVRPAPREVREVMMRYLGDIIDLVGGVRDKERFLFTMRRVFERTFPCGISEEEASQALGIIKAVRDALARVKGHVPETS; from the coding sequence ATGCCCGATCTAATAGTGATATTAGTGGAACCTGAGAAAGCTGATAACGTGGGGATGATAGCTAGGGCTATGAAGAACTTCGGTTTCGATAAGCTCAGGGTCGTTAGGCCTATGTTCGAGAGCTTCGATAGGGCGATAGCTGCGGCTATGAGAGCTAGAGACATTATAGAGAGGATGGAGATCTTGACGACGCTCGAGGAGGCGAGGAAGGGGGTCGATCTGATGATAGGGACTACCGCCAGAGTCAGCAGATATTCTGTAGAGAGGAGAGCTATCCCGATAAGGGACTTCATCTCTAACATTAGTTGGGATGCTGTATACGGCCTCGTCCTTGGGAGGGAGTCGATAGGGTTGACTACTGAGGAACTCTCTTACTGCGATATAGTAGTGACGATACCAGCTAGCGAGGAGTATCCAGCCTTAAATGTAGCGAATGCAGCTTCAATAATCCTTTACGAATTCTTCCTAGCTTTCAAGGACTCCTCTAGGTTTAACGTCAGGCCTGCGCCTAGGGAAGTTAGGGAAGTGATGATGAGATATCTAGGCGATATAATCGACCTAGTAGGGGGAGTGCGTGACAAGGAGAGGTTCCTCTTCACTATGAGGAGGGTTTTCGAGAGGACCTTCCCCTGCGGTATCTCTGAGGAGGAAGCGTCCCAAGCGTTAGGTATTATAAAGGCTGTGAGGGATGCTCTAGCTAGGGTGAAAGGTCATGTCCCTGAGACCAGCTAG
- a CDS encoding CDP-alcohol phosphatidyltransferase family protein, with amino-acid sequence MLERLRGISSKLFDGLAEIAVKIGISANLITILGFISFLISIVSLYFRKSLLASLFILLGGFFDVMDGSVARKRGDSGVEGAFIDSVVDRVEDGLLFLFMGIYSRELLWAALTIHSSMLTSYIRSRSESLGVRGTEFSLTGRGERILLSALFCAIDKVDLGLIIISILSYLTCIERSYIFFREIKKKGS; translated from the coding sequence ATGCTCGAACGCTTGAGAGGTATTTCCTCTAAGTTATTCGATGGTTTAGCTGAGATAGCAGTTAAGATAGGGATTAGTGCGAATCTCATCACTATATTAGGGTTCATCTCATTCTTAATATCTATTGTAAGTCTCTACTTCAGGAAGTCTCTCTTAGCCTCTCTTTTCATATTACTGGGTGGTTTCTTCGATGTGATGGATGGATCCGTAGCTAGGAAGAGAGGGGACTCGGGAGTTGAAGGGGCATTCATAGACTCCGTTGTAGATAGAGTTGAGGACGGCCTCCTCTTCCTCTTCATGGGGATCTATTCGAGAGAGCTCCTCTGGGCCGCTCTCACTATACACTCATCGATGCTCACGAGCTACATAAGATCGAGGTCCGAGTCCCTCGGGGTCAGGGGGACGGAGTTCAGTTTAACGGGGAGGGGGGAGAGGATATTGTTATCAGCGTTATTCTGCGCGATAGATAAAGTGGATTTAGGTCTCATCATAATATCTATCTTGAGTTACTTGACTTGCATCGAGAGATCTTACATATTCTTCAGGGAAATTAAGAAAAAAGGATCATAG
- a CDS encoding elongation factor EF-2 has protein sequence MQKYKKVIDHLQELMRDPRNIRNIGIIAHVDHGKTTLSDNLLSAAGMISEKMAGEMRALDYHEIEQQRGITIKAANISLYYQRDGREFAVNLVDTPGHIDFTGHVTRSLRVIDGAIVVVDSVEEVMVQTETVTRQALEERVRPLLFINKIDRLIKELKLTPQEIQQKILRIIRDFNGLIEAYGEPEFREKWKVKWDNDSVAFGSALHGWGLTNSIAMKKGIKFSDIIDVYKEDPDGLALKREIPVHEALLDMVSLHVPDPIEAQSYRVEKLWRDKHDEELFNALKNCDPNGPLIMGVNAVRIDPHAGIVVTGRVFSGTLREGEDVYLINAKKKQKIQQTSIYMGPYRMRMDEIPAGNIAAVLGLTSASSGETVVADAIKDRVISGFEAIRYVTEPVVTVSVEAKNPQDLPKLIDTLRKLTLQDPNLVMIHNQETGEILLKGTGELHLEISLYEVRKAGLEFDVSEPTVVYRESVRGASDVVLAKSPNKLNRIWVTASPLNEEVITLIREGRVNERMDSRTLARILREEGKMDTEDARNVWTIDEENCNLFINRTVGVQRLDEVREILRQGFMWVMKEGPLAGEPVMGVAIRLVNAMIHEDPAHRGPAQLTPAVRKAIFGAMLSANPVLLEPIYEIQVSTPPELIGSVISLISQKRGKIVGIEERGRISIVKGFIPVRETLGGFSNEMRSMTSGRAFWQTKFSHWEPLPKGLMEQIALEIRRRKGMKEELPKAEEYMDTL, from the coding sequence TTGCAGAAGTACAAGAAGGTGATAGACCACCTTCAAGAGCTTATGAGGGATCCTAGGAACATTAGGAATATAGGGATAATAGCGCACGTCGATCATGGGAAGACGACGCTCTCTGACAACTTACTATCGGCTGCGGGAATGATAAGCGAGAAGATGGCTGGGGAGATGAGAGCCCTGGACTATCATGAGATAGAGCAACAGAGGGGGATAACGATAAAAGCAGCTAACATATCTCTCTACTATCAGAGGGATGGGAGGGAATTCGCGGTAAATCTCGTGGATACCCCGGGCCACATAGACTTCACTGGTCACGTCACTAGGTCCCTCAGGGTCATAGATGGTGCTATAGTCGTCGTCGATTCTGTGGAGGAAGTGATGGTCCAGACAGAGACTGTGACGAGGCAGGCGCTAGAGGAGAGGGTGAGGCCCCTGCTCTTCATAAATAAGATAGATAGACTCATAAAGGAGCTCAAGCTGACCCCTCAAGAGATACAGCAGAAGATACTCAGGATAATAAGGGATTTCAATGGATTGATAGAAGCTTATGGCGAGCCGGAGTTCAGGGAGAAGTGGAAGGTGAAGTGGGACAATGATAGCGTTGCCTTCGGTTCCGCTCTCCATGGGTGGGGTCTGACGAACTCTATAGCTATGAAGAAGGGGATTAAGTTCTCCGATATAATAGATGTATATAAGGAGGATCCTGATGGTTTAGCTCTAAAGAGGGAGATACCTGTTCATGAAGCTCTGCTCGATATGGTCTCTCTCCACGTCCCGGATCCCATTGAAGCCCAGTCCTACAGAGTCGAGAAACTCTGGAGGGATAAGCATGATGAGGAGCTCTTCAATGCGCTTAAGAATTGCGATCCGAATGGACCCCTCATAATGGGAGTTAATGCAGTTAGGATAGATCCGCACGCAGGTATAGTAGTGACGGGCAGAGTTTTCAGTGGGACCTTGCGTGAGGGTGAGGATGTCTATCTGATAAATGCGAAGAAGAAGCAGAAGATACAGCAGACGAGCATATATATGGGTCCATATAGGATGAGGATGGATGAGATACCAGCGGGCAATATAGCAGCAGTTCTGGGGTTGACGTCAGCTAGCTCAGGGGAGACTGTAGTCGCTGATGCGATAAAGGACAGGGTTATCTCGGGATTCGAAGCTATAAGATACGTAACTGAGCCTGTGGTGACAGTTTCAGTCGAAGCTAAGAATCCCCAGGACCTACCGAAGCTCATAGATACCTTGAGGAAACTCACGCTTCAGGATCCGAATTTAGTAATGATACACAACCAGGAGACGGGCGAGATATTACTCAAAGGTACTGGGGAGCTTCACTTAGAGATATCTCTATATGAAGTCAGGAAGGCTGGTCTAGAGTTCGATGTCAGCGAACCGACAGTAGTCTATAGGGAGAGCGTCAGAGGGGCGAGCGATGTTGTTTTAGCAAAATCCCCGAATAAACTGAACAGGATCTGGGTGACAGCCTCCCCATTGAACGAAGAGGTGATAACGCTCATCAGGGAGGGAAGGGTCAATGAGAGGATGGACAGCAGGACTCTAGCTAGGATCCTTAGGGAAGAGGGTAAGATGGATACTGAGGACGCTAGGAACGTATGGACAATAGATGAAGAGAATTGCAACCTCTTCATAAACAGGACAGTGGGTGTTCAGAGACTGGATGAAGTGAGGGAGATCTTGAGGCAGGGGTTCATGTGGGTCATGAAGGAAGGGCCCCTAGCTGGAGAGCCCGTCATGGGTGTAGCTATAAGGCTGGTTAACGCGATGATACATGAGGATCCGGCACACAGAGGACCAGCTCAACTCACTCCAGCTGTTAGAAAGGCGATATTCGGTGCTATGCTGAGCGCAAATCCCGTGCTCCTAGAACCGATATATGAGATACAGGTCTCCACACCACCTGAACTGATAGGCTCCGTAATATCTCTGATCTCGCAGAAGAGGGGGAAGATAGTCGGGATAGAGGAGAGGGGAAGGATAAGCATAGTCAAGGGGTTCATACCTGTGAGAGAGACCTTAGGCGGGTTCAGCAATGAGATGAGGAGTATGACGAGCGGTAGGGCCTTCTGGCAGACGAAGTTCTCTCACTGGGAGCCATTACCGAAGGGTCTCATGGAGCAGATAGCACTAGAGATAAGGAGAAGGAAGGGGATGAAGGAAGAGCTTCCGAAAGCAGAGGAGTACATGGATACCCTATGA
- a CDS encoding acetate--CoA ligase family protein, with protein MSTRDLLLKVKEDGRNFLLEHEAKYFISSYGIPVTNMRLAESEEEAVNFSKEIGFPVVLKIVSPQVIHKSDVGGVKVNLRNEEEVRRAYREIIENVKRKVPNAEIEGILVQEYAPPGVELIIGLLRDPQFGPTVMFGLGGVFVELFRDVSFRVAPLSEQDAESMIKEVKAYKLLTGFRGMEPVDIEAIKDALIRAGRIGIENEEIAEMDLNPVIAYPKGIKVVDARIILR; from the coding sequence ATGAGCACTAGGGACCTGTTGCTCAAAGTTAAGGAGGACGGGAGGAACTTCCTCCTGGAGCACGAGGCCAAGTACTTCATCTCCAGTTACGGGATCCCGGTGACAAATATGAGATTGGCGGAGAGCGAGGAAGAGGCCGTAAATTTTTCAAAGGAGATAGGCTTCCCAGTAGTCCTCAAGATAGTATCCCCACAAGTGATCCATAAGAGTGACGTAGGGGGTGTGAAGGTAAACTTGAGGAATGAAGAGGAAGTGAGGAGAGCTTACAGGGAGATAATCGAGAACGTCAAGAGGAAAGTTCCGAATGCTGAGATAGAGGGGATCTTAGTTCAGGAATACGCACCCCCCGGTGTTGAGTTGATAATAGGACTTCTGAGGGACCCGCAGTTCGGACCCACTGTCATGTTCGGGCTCGGAGGTGTCTTCGTCGAGCTCTTCAGGGATGTTTCATTCAGAGTGGCCCCTCTATCGGAGCAGGATGCTGAATCAATGATAAAGGAGGTGAAGGCATACAAGCTCCTCACTGGCTTCAGGGGGATGGAACCAGTCGATATAGAGGCGATAAAGGACGCTTTAATAAGGGCAGGGAGGATAGGGATTGAGAACGAGGAGATCGCTGAGATGGACCTCAACCCAGTTATAGCATACCCCAAAGGTATAAAAGTAGTTGATGCCAGGATAATCCTGAGGTGA
- a CDS encoding PRC-barrel domain-containing protein, translated as MARKISELYEMQVYSSDGVFLGVTEDFTFDDVEGRLVEIEINTGRRGEKRRIPYDSVKACKDIYIVEI; from the coding sequence TTGGCTAGGAAGATATCTGAGCTTTATGAGATGCAGGTGTATTCGAGCGATGGCGTCTTCTTAGGAGTAACTGAGGACTTCACTTTCGATGATGTAGAGGGCAGGCTCGTTGAAATAGAGATAAACACGGGGAGGAGGGGGGAGAAGAGGAGGATCCCTTACGATTCAGTCAAGGCTTGCAAGGACATCTACATAGTGGAGATATGA
- a CDS encoding 3-hydroxyacyl-CoA dehydrogenase/enoyl-CoA hydratase family protein has translation MRIAVLGAGTMGHGIAQVAAMAGHEVHLRDVSDELIQKGIERIKASLNKFLEKGKISKEEMESVLSRIHGTTDLGSAVKDVDFVIEAIPEVFDIKAEVFREIDRIAPPHTVFATNTSSLPISELAAVTSRPDRFIGMHFFNPPQLMKLVEVVRGDRTSEETVRKTIELAKSMGKEPILVKKDVPGFIVNRILVRWLNEACLIAEREGKDIILIDSSLKGRAGLPMGAFELSDYIGLDVMKDIIDSMVRRGFALKPCSKWYELVSKGMLGAKTGHGFYDWSKGRPQIPPNPDADFDPMEVLCMAVNEAAWLLRNGVASAEEIDRAVILGLNFPKGPLRMADEYGLDKIKGIIERKAKEFGLPEYTVDPLISEKVARGELGINSGRGFFDYGIKQEEFGPVIYRETPPIAWIKLNRPERLNALDDDMVRGILSALEEARKEEIRVVVITGEGKAFCAGADIRGFKGISPIDAFNLSKKLNKAFREIHEFPKPVIAMINGFALGGGLELAMACDIRVASERAQFGQPEITLGIITGAGGSFRLPELVGISKAKELMFTGDMITADEALRIGLINRVVKHESLEEETRNLAMKIAERPPIAISIYKALLNGQKYDIESLAFGLVFSTEDSGEGINAFLEKRKPEFKGR, from the coding sequence ATGAGGATAGCTGTTTTAGGAGCTGGAACGATGGGCCATGGGATAGCTCAAGTAGCCGCTATGGCAGGTCATGAGGTCCACTTGAGGGATGTGAGCGATGAACTCATCCAAAAAGGGATAGAGAGAATAAAGGCGAGCCTAAATAAATTCTTAGAGAAGGGAAAAATCAGTAAGGAGGAGATGGAGTCCGTTTTAAGCAGGATACATGGGACCACAGACTTGGGATCAGCAGTAAAGGACGTAGATTTCGTTATAGAAGCAATTCCAGAGGTCTTCGATATTAAAGCAGAGGTATTCAGGGAGATAGATAGGATAGCTCCCCCTCACACAGTATTCGCGACTAACACCAGCAGCTTGCCCATATCGGAGTTAGCAGCAGTCACTTCAAGGCCCGATAGATTCATAGGGATGCACTTTTTCAATCCGCCTCAGTTGATGAAGCTCGTCGAGGTCGTTAGGGGAGATAGGACTTCTGAGGAGACCGTGAGGAAGACTATTGAGTTAGCTAAATCCATGGGGAAGGAGCCCATATTGGTGAAGAAGGACGTCCCGGGATTCATAGTGAACAGGATCTTAGTTAGATGGCTCAATGAAGCTTGCCTAATAGCTGAGAGAGAGGGAAAGGATATAATACTCATAGATAGTTCCTTAAAGGGGAGAGCGGGGCTTCCCATGGGAGCTTTCGAGCTCTCCGATTACATAGGCTTGGATGTGATGAAGGATATAATCGATTCTATGGTGAGGAGGGGCTTCGCTCTCAAGCCCTGCTCTAAGTGGTACGAGTTAGTGAGTAAGGGGATGTTGGGCGCTAAGACAGGCCATGGGTTTTATGATTGGAGTAAGGGAAGGCCCCAGATCCCACCTAATCCTGATGCAGATTTCGACCCAATGGAAGTTCTCTGCATGGCAGTGAATGAAGCCGCTTGGCTCCTCAGGAACGGTGTGGCTTCCGCTGAGGAGATAGATAGGGCCGTGATATTGGGCTTGAACTTTCCCAAGGGCCCCCTGAGGATGGCTGATGAGTACGGATTGGATAAAATAAAGGGAATCATAGAGAGGAAAGCTAAGGAATTCGGACTCCCTGAGTATACTGTAGATCCTCTGATAAGTGAGAAAGTAGCTAGAGGGGAGTTAGGTATTAACTCGGGCAGGGGATTCTTCGATTACGGTATTAAGCAGGAGGAGTTCGGTCCAGTTATCTACAGAGAGACCCCTCCGATCGCTTGGATAAAGTTGAACAGGCCGGAGAGATTGAACGCCCTAGATGATGATATGGTCAGAGGGATCCTATCAGCTCTTGAGGAGGCGAGGAAGGAGGAGATAAGGGTAGTAGTGATAACTGGTGAGGGTAAGGCTTTCTGCGCGGGGGCTGATATAAGGGGTTTCAAGGGGATCAGCCCTATAGATGCGTTCAACTTATCTAAAAAGTTAAACAAAGCTTTCAGGGAGATACATGAGTTTCCAAAGCCCGTTATAGCTATGATAAATGGATTCGCCCTCGGAGGAGGGCTGGAGTTAGCTATGGCTTGTGATATAAGAGTGGCGAGTGAGAGAGCTCAGTTCGGTCAACCCGAGATAACTCTGGGGATAATAACAGGGGCTGGAGGATCTTTCAGGCTCCCTGAATTAGTTGGTATCTCTAAGGCCAAGGAACTCATGTTCACCGGGGATATGATAACTGCTGATGAGGCCCTGAGGATAGGCCTCATCAACAGGGTCGTTAAGCATGAGAGCCTAGAGGAGGAAACTAGGAATCTAGCTATGAAGATAGCTGAGAGGCCTCCAATAGCTATCTCAATATATAAAGCGTTACTAAACGGACAAAAATACGATATAGAATCCCTAGCCTTCGGGCTCGTCTTCTCGACTGAGGATTCGGGGGAGGGGATAAACGCCTTCTTGGAGAAGAGGAAGCCGGAGTTTAAGGGGAGATAA
- a CDS encoding helix-turn-helix domain-containing protein, giving the protein MPCSRRSPAKKEVKEKEEAKLDDLSKKILDVMKKMGRPAKCGEIAKELGVPVQQVTGKMRSLVKSGLVKKAEEGTYKLP; this is encoded by the coding sequence ATGCCCTGCAGCAGGAGATCCCCGGCTAAGAAGGAAGTCAAGGAGAAGGAGGAGGCAAAACTAGATGATTTATCTAAAAAGATACTGGATGTCATGAAAAAGATGGGAAGGCCCGCTAAATGTGGAGAAATCGCGAAAGAGCTAGGAGTACCCGTACAACAGGTAACTGGGAAAATGAGGTCCCTCGTCAAGTCCGGATTGGTCAAGAAAGCTGAAGAAGGAACGTACAAACTCCCTTAA